From Acinetobacter suaedae, one genomic window encodes:
- a CDS encoding AAA family ATPase, translated as MKILSIRLKNLASLAGEHFIDFESEPLAHAGLIAIIGKTGAGKSTILDAMCLALFNKIPRLKDSDGKLLDVDGSELLTNSPLTVLRRGTGHGFAELCFVAQDQKHYLARWEIKRARENANGKLQSVQRSLKCLTDGVVVADKTKAVETHIQQITQLSFEQFTRAVLLAQSEVTAFLKARDNERGELLEYLTNSSIFAKIGQLAFEKTKEVRLQREKLESVLGHIEIRSDEEIAELQQQFQQLQQHVQQLENEKNQFKQQQQWFEQRNKINLEIGLKQQQYDLQLKAQENIAKERRLLGQLETFSEIRPIVFQQQQLQKTLQQLAPQIQQKHNEFSALTSQFEQQKTLYTQVETTLNQFQDFEQKHQTELTQVRKFVQERDYIAEEYKKTKIRLTQLESQQQPLIEQQQQLEQSIRNLSAQHTACLEQLKHSAQYAPLDKGLNAHIQQLKQFIQQYQKVENTLGSIQQAQTQLEQDQNTFNNLVTQFGVTQQIEQRIEQQSKLKETQQIRINQLDAIQQKLQHYFELKNEVLTQQNKFEALQKQVQQLEQCSKKTEQDYHAAKTEREKLQLVLQQQRLLHAENIEHLRAELKHGEACLVCGSTEHPYRDDESQISKTLYALQQQQEQQAIQQEQQLFQLWQKAQQQFTQSHTEHNQLQQQLQQLHDKLKTHDQLLQQHLSQLNIQLDFNLTENAPNENSIRAQMQTFVLETSQAQQQLEKELLQLNQANKDQHVLNQNIQNTRHQLQTIEHLEQQIQHIVDCLNRDDKTAWSKQGASFSQHVLKALQQRSQQLEHAESLIKQKDQIDQQLNVLKTNLAGLTTQQAECAQQLKDIEIKGKQNTDAANQLIITMTGSAEIKANEWLQQHDQQRQQLQNQYQQLKQRFEQARQNYEQQKNILEQLKAQQQQNHGSLEQCKTEITNWLAQQQNFAEDQLSELLAISSTQEQQIRNAIQQADRALSEANSALKTMQEQLNVHLQSEPNIQVEQLTELINANQEILQQTTDQRDQLKLQLEVHQQNLAKQKQFADQIQQIQQQEHRWNKISSIIGDSKGKEFRDLAQQYNLDILLEYANQQLSMLSQRYTLKRLDNSLSLAIIDHDMDGETRSVASLSGGESFLTALAISLAIANMASGSMKIESLFIDEGFGTLDASSLNMVMNALDQLQSQGRKVILISHIQEMHERIPVQIQVQPIGSGSSRIEVVG; from the coding sequence ATGAAAATTTTATCCATTCGACTAAAAAATCTGGCATCTCTTGCAGGTGAGCATTTTATTGATTTTGAAAGTGAGCCTTTAGCACATGCTGGATTGATAGCCATTATAGGAAAAACGGGTGCAGGTAAATCCACCATTTTAGATGCGATGTGTCTTGCCCTATTTAATAAAATTCCGAGACTCAAAGACAGTGATGGCAAATTGTTAGATGTAGATGGTTCAGAATTGTTAACCAACTCTCCTCTCACTGTATTACGTCGTGGTACTGGTCATGGATTTGCTGAGCTGTGTTTTGTCGCACAGGATCAAAAACATTATTTAGCACGTTGGGAAATTAAACGTGCCCGTGAAAATGCCAATGGTAAATTACAAAGTGTACAACGCTCATTGAAATGCCTCACCGATGGCGTAGTTGTCGCAGATAAAACCAAAGCCGTCGAAACGCACATTCAACAAATTACGCAGCTCAGTTTTGAACAATTTACGCGCGCCGTGTTACTGGCACAATCCGAAGTAACCGCTTTTTTAAAAGCACGTGATAATGAACGTGGTGAACTCTTAGAGTACCTCACCAACTCAAGTATTTTTGCCAAAATTGGGCAATTGGCTTTTGAAAAAACCAAAGAAGTTCGCTTACAACGAGAAAAATTAGAAAGTGTTTTAGGTCATATTGAAATTCGTTCTGATGAAGAAATCGCTGAGTTACAACAGCAATTCCAACAGCTACAGCAACACGTGCAACAACTTGAAAATGAAAAAAATCAATTCAAGCAACAACAACAATGGTTTGAACAACGCAATAAAATCAACCTTGAAATTGGATTGAAACAGCAACAGTATGATCTGCAACTTAAAGCGCAAGAAAACATTGCCAAAGAACGCCGATTACTGGGTCAATTAGAGACGTTTTCTGAGATACGCCCTATTGTATTTCAACAACAACAATTGCAAAAAACATTACAACAACTCGCGCCACAAATTCAACAAAAGCACAATGAGTTTAGTGCTTTAACCAGTCAATTTGAGCAACAAAAAACGCTTTATACACAAGTAGAAACAACACTCAATCAATTTCAAGATTTCGAGCAAAAGCATCAAACTGAACTGACACAAGTTCGCAAGTTTGTGCAAGAACGTGACTATATTGCTGAAGAATATAAGAAAACCAAAATTCGACTGACTCAATTGGAAAGTCAGCAGCAACCACTCATCGAGCAACAACAACAGCTTGAACAAAGCATTCGAAACTTGAGTGCGCAACATACGGCTTGCTTAGAACAATTAAAACACAGTGCTCAATACGCCCCTTTGGATAAAGGCTTAAATGCCCATATTCAACAACTCAAGCAATTTATTCAGCAATATCAAAAAGTAGAAAACACGTTAGGCTCTATTCAACAAGCACAGACTCAACTTGAGCAAGATCAAAACACATTCAACAATTTAGTTACTCAATTTGGTGTCACCCAACAAATTGAACAGCGTATTGAGCAACAGTCGAAACTAAAAGAAACCCAACAAATTCGCATCAATCAATTGGATGCAATTCAACAAAAACTTCAGCATTATTTTGAATTAAAAAATGAAGTGCTTACGCAGCAAAACAAATTTGAAGCTCTACAAAAGCAAGTTCAACAGCTAGAACAATGCAGCAAAAAAACTGAACAAGATTATCACGCTGCTAAAACTGAACGTGAGAAACTACAACTGGTTTTGCAACAACAACGTCTATTACATGCTGAAAATATTGAACATCTACGTGCTGAACTCAAGCACGGTGAAGCCTGCCTTGTCTGTGGCAGTACTGAACATCCTTATCGTGATGACGAGAGCCAAATCTCTAAAACATTATATGCCTTACAGCAACAACAAGAACAGCAAGCGATTCAACAGGAACAACAGCTTTTCCAACTTTGGCAAAAAGCTCAACAACAATTCACCCAAAGCCATACTGAACACAATCAATTGCAACAGCAGTTGCAGCAATTGCATGACAAATTAAAAACCCACGATCAACTGTTACAGCAACATTTATCACAGTTGAATATTCAACTCGATTTCAATCTCACTGAGAATGCCCCAAATGAAAATAGCATCAGGGCTCAGATGCAAACATTCGTTTTAGAAACATCACAGGCTCAACAGCAGCTTGAAAAGGAATTATTACAACTTAATCAAGCCAATAAAGATCAGCATGTGCTCAATCAAAACATTCAAAATACGCGTCATCAACTCCAAACCATAGAGCACTTAGAGCAACAGATTCAGCATATCGTAGATTGTCTCAATAGAGACGATAAAACTGCTTGGTCTAAACAAGGCGCGTCATTCTCACAACACGTATTAAAGGCATTGCAACAACGTAGCCAACAACTAGAGCATGCAGAATCACTCATCAAACAAAAAGACCAAATTGATCAGCAGTTGAATGTATTAAAGACCAATTTGGCAGGACTCACTACGCAACAAGCAGAGTGCGCGCAACAATTAAAAGACATCGAAATTAAAGGCAAACAAAATACTGATGCTGCTAACCAACTGATTATAACGATGACAGGTTCAGCTGAAATCAAAGCCAATGAATGGTTACAACAGCATGATCAACAACGTCAGCAATTGCAGAACCAGTATCAGCAGTTAAAGCAGCGTTTTGAACAAGCTCGTCAGAATTATGAGCAGCAGAAAAATATACTTGAACAACTCAAAGCACAGCAACAACAGAATCATGGTTCTCTTGAACAATGTAAAACTGAAATCACTAATTGGTTAGCTCAGCAGCAAAATTTTGCAGAAGATCAACTCAGCGAATTACTTGCGATTTCATCAACTCAAGAACAGCAGATTCGAAATGCAATACAACAAGCGGATCGTGCTTTGAGTGAAGCAAATTCTGCACTGAAAACCATGCAAGAACAGTTGAATGTACATCTTCAATCAGAACCCAATATTCAGGTTGAACAACTCACTGAATTGATAAATGCCAATCAAGAAATTTTGCAACAGACAACAGATCAACGAGATCAACTTAAACTTCAATTGGAAGTGCATCAACAAAACTTAGCCAAACAAAAGCAATTTGCCGATCAGATTCAACAGATCCAGCAACAAGAACATCGTTGGAATAAAATTTCTAGTATTATAGGCGATTCAAAAGGTAAAGAATTCCGTGATTTAGCCCAACAATACAATCTCGATATTTTACTTGAATATGCCAATCAACAACTGTCGATGTTGTCTCAACGCTATACTTTAAAACGTTTGGATAACTCACTCAGTCTTGCCATTATTGATCATGATATGGATGGCGAAACTCGTTCAGTTGCTTCTTTGTCTGGTGGGGAATCTTTCCTCACTGCCCTCGCCATTTCATTGGCGATTGCCAATATGGCATCAGGTTCGATGAAAATCGAATCGCTGTTTATTGATGAGGGCTTTGGCACCTTGGATGCATCATCCTTAAATATGGTGATGAATGCACTCGATCAACTGCAAAGCCAAGGACGTAAGGTCATTTTAATCTCACACATTCAGGAAATGCATGAACGTATCCCTGTGCAGATTCAGGTACAGCCGATTGGTTCAGGATCAAGTCGGATTGAAGTGGTGGGGTGA
- a CDS encoding YggS family pyridoxal phosphate-dependent enzyme, whose protein sequence is MNQSQQAHQHVLSLIEQACQHVHRDPKSVQLLAVSKTHPSQSLREMYQIGQRCFGENYLQEALEKIEELQDLQIEWHFIGHVQRNKTKHLAEKFDWVHGVDRLIIAERLSNQRLDSYKPLNICLQINIDGQDSKDGCQPEEVAELVKQISQLPNLRLRGLMVIPAPDNIAAFVDAKTLFDQVKSLHAQPQDWDTLSMGMSADLDAAIAAGSTMVRVGTALFGKRDYSA, encoded by the coding sequence ATGAATCAATCGCAACAAGCCCATCAACACGTTTTGAGTCTAATAGAGCAAGCATGTCAGCATGTTCATCGTGATCCTAAATCTGTGCAGTTGTTGGCTGTATCAAAGACACATCCGAGTCAGAGTTTGCGAGAGATGTATCAGATTGGACAGCGCTGTTTTGGTGAAAATTATTTGCAAGAAGCCTTAGAAAAAATTGAAGAATTACAAGATTTACAGATCGAATGGCACTTTATTGGTCATGTTCAACGAAATAAAACCAAGCATTTGGCTGAAAAATTTGACTGGGTGCATGGAGTAGATCGCCTAATTATTGCTGAGCGTTTATCGAATCAACGCCTAGATAGCTATAAACCATTAAACATATGTCTACAAATCAATATTGACGGACAAGACTCTAAAGATGGTTGTCAGCCAGAAGAGGTTGCTGAATTGGTAAAACAAATTAGCCAACTGCCAAATCTACGTTTACGTGGTTTGATGGTTATTCCAGCACCTGATAATATTGCTGCATTTGTTGATGCTAAAACTTTATTCGATCAAGTCAAATCATTACATGCACAACCGCAAGATTGGGATACCTTGAGTATGGGCATGTCTGCTGATTTGGATGCTGCAATTGCTGCAGGGTCAACCATGGTGAGAGTTGGGACTGCGTTGTTTGGGAAGAGGGATTATTCAGCTTAG
- a CDS encoding type IV pilus twitching motility protein PilT, which produces MDITELLAFSVKNGASDLHLSAGMPPMIRVDGEVRRINLPALEHKDVHRLVYDIMNDKQRRDFEEDLETDFSFEVPNIARFRVNAFNQNRGAGAVFRTIPSKVLTMEDLGLGTIFKEICDYPRGIVLVTGPTGSGKSTTLAAMIDYINENRYDHILTVEDPIEFVHQSKKCLINQREVHRDTHGFNEALRSALREDPDIILVGEMRDLETIRLALTAAETGHLVFGTLHTTSAAKTIDRVIDVFPAEEKDMVRAMLSESLQAVISQTLLKKNGGGRVAAHEIMIGIPAIRNLVRENKVAQMYSAIQTGANYGMTTLDQSLKSLVSKGLISPQTARTVAKQPESFL; this is translated from the coding sequence ATGGATATTACAGAATTACTCGCCTTTTCAGTGAAAAACGGTGCTTCAGATTTACACCTTTCAGCAGGTATGCCACCGATGATTCGTGTCGATGGTGAAGTTCGTCGCATTAACTTACCAGCATTAGAACATAAAGATGTACACCGTTTAGTGTACGACATTATGAATGACAAGCAACGTCGTGATTTCGAAGAAGACCTTGAAACAGACTTTTCATTTGAAGTTCCAAACATCGCCCGTTTCCGTGTGAATGCATTCAACCAAAACCGTGGTGCTGGTGCAGTATTCCGTACCATTCCATCGAAAGTTTTAACCATGGAAGACTTGGGTTTAGGCACAATTTTCAAAGAAATTTGTGACTATCCACGTGGCATCGTACTGGTCACAGGGCCTACTGGTTCTGGTAAATCAACCACCTTGGCTGCGATGATCGACTATATTAATGAAAATCGTTATGACCATATCTTAACAGTCGAAGATCCAATCGAATTTGTACATCAATCAAAAAAATGCCTAATTAACCAACGTGAAGTGCATCGTGATACGCATGGTTTTAACGAGGCACTACGTTCAGCACTGCGTGAAGATCCAGATATTATTCTAGTTGGTGAGATGCGTGACTTAGAGACCATTCGCCTTGCGCTCACCGCAGCAGAAACAGGTCACCTCGTATTTGGTACACTGCATACCACCTCAGCGGCAAAAACCATTGACCGTGTCATCGATGTATTCCCTGCTGAAGAAAAAGACATGGTTCGTGCTATGCTCTCTGAGTCATTACAAGCAGTAATTTCTCAAACCTTATTGAAAAAAAATGGCGGCGGTCGTGTTGCAGCGCATGAAATCATGATCGGAATTCCAGCGATTCGTAACCTCGTCCGTGAAAACAAAGTCGCGCAAATGTATTCTGCAATTCAAACAGGTGCTAACTATGGTATGACGACCTTAGATCAAAGTCTAAAAAGTCTTGTATCTAAAGGTCTTATTAGTCCACAAACAGCACGTACTGTCGCAAAACAACCAGAATCATTCCTATAA
- a CDS encoding PilT/PilU family type 4a pilus ATPase, with protein MDFNDLLNLMIQQNASDLFITADVEPSMKINGQIVPVSKTKLSADIVGQLVNSIMSDKQREEFAETHECNFAITNREKTARFRVSAFQQRDMPGMILRKIETHIPSMDDLKLPEVLKELAMTKRGIIIFVGATGTGKSTSLASMIGYRNQNSKGHIITIEDPIEFVHQHAGCIVTQREVGIDTESFEVALKNTLRQAPDVILIGEIRSRETMDYAIAFAETGHLVLATLHANNANQALDRIIHFFEADRHSQLYMDLSLNLKALVAQQLIPTPDGNARRAAIEILINTPLLADYIRKGEIHEIKDLMKRSRELGMQTFDQALFDLYKAGQITYKDALKHADSPNDLRLTIKLSEEGADQLLNASRNITFDGQ; from the coding sequence ATGGATTTTAATGATTTACTCAATTTGATGATTCAACAAAATGCATCTGATTTATTCATCACTGCTGATGTTGAACCATCAATGAAAATTAACGGGCAAATTGTGCCTGTCTCTAAAACCAAGTTATCTGCGGATATTGTGGGGCAACTTGTCAATTCAATTATGAGTGACAAACAACGTGAGGAGTTTGCGGAGACACACGAATGTAACTTTGCGATTACCAATCGTGAAAAAACAGCACGCTTTCGTGTCAGTGCATTTCAGCAACGCGATATGCCTGGAATGATTTTACGTAAAATTGAAACCCATATTCCAAGCATGGATGATTTAAAGTTACCAGAAGTACTCAAAGAACTTGCGATGACTAAACGAGGTATTATTATCTTCGTTGGTGCAACAGGTACGGGTAAATCAACCTCATTAGCTTCAATGATTGGTTATCGCAATCAAAATTCTAAAGGGCATATTATTACCATCGAAGATCCAATTGAATTTGTCCATCAACATGCTGGCTGTATTGTGACGCAACGTGAAGTCGGGATTGATACAGAATCTTTTGAAGTTGCATTAAAAAATACACTTCGTCAGGCGCCAGATGTCATTTTGATTGGTGAGATTCGTTCACGCGAAACCATGGACTATGCGATCGCCTTTGCTGAAACGGGTCATTTAGTCCTCGCCACCCTGCATGCGAACAACGCCAACCAAGCCCTCGATCGTATTATTCACTTCTTTGAAGCAGATCGTCATAGCCAGTTGTATATGGATTTATCCCTTAACTTAAAGGCATTGGTTGCTCAACAATTGATTCCAACACCTGACGGAAATGCACGTCGAGCTGCGATTGAAATTTTAATTAATACCCCATTATTAGCCGACTATATCCGTAAGGGTGAAATTCATGAGATCAAAGATCTAATGAAACGCTCTCGTGAATTAGGTATGCAAACCTTTGACCAAGCTTTGTTTGATCTTTATAAAGCAGGACAAATCACTTACAAAGATGCGCTTAAACATGCAGACTCACCAAATGACTTACGTCTCACCATCAAGTTATCCGAAGAAGGTGCCGATCAATTATTGAATGCAAGCCGCAACATTACCTTTGATGGTCAATAA
- the fur gene encoding ferric iron uptake transcriptional regulator, with the protein MPISNQDLRKAGLKVTLPRIKILELLENSKQHHLSAEDIYKTLLEQGEDVGLATVYRVLTQFEAAGIIQRHHFENNHSVFEIMQEDHHDHLVCLNCNKVIEFTNDIIESEQHAVADQHGFTLTGHSLNLYGYCNDNECQEAYRKK; encoded by the coding sequence ATGCCTATTTCCAATCAAGACTTACGCAAAGCTGGACTTAAAGTCACCCTTCCTCGTATTAAGATTTTGGAATTATTAGAAAATTCAAAACAACACCATTTAAGTGCTGAAGATATTTATAAAACTTTGCTTGAACAAGGCGAAGACGTAGGTTTAGCGACGGTTTACCGAGTGTTAACACAATTTGAGGCAGCTGGGATTATTCAGCGCCACCATTTTGAAAATAATCACTCTGTTTTTGAGATCATGCAAGAAGATCATCATGATCATTTAGTTTGCCTGAACTGTAATAAAGTGATTGAATTTACTAATGATATTATTGAAAGTGAACAACATGCAGTTGCAGATCAGCATGGTTTCACACTCACAGGACATTCATTGAATTTATATGGCTATTGTAATGATAATGAATGCCAAGAAGCTTATCGTAAAAAATAA
- a CDS encoding outer membrane protein assembly factor BamE, translating to MQKIMLTLFVTSVLSGCSVFGVYKVDIPQGTPLTKAQAAQVQVGMSFQQVRFLLGSPTVSDPLNPQRWDYIYNYIPGTYAKKAKIPAAHGQHLKIYFDADGNVERIEGLETIPESQPGLPASKEAILTAPPL from the coding sequence ATGCAAAAAATCATGCTGACGTTATTCGTCACTTCAGTACTAAGCGGTTGTTCAGTCTTTGGTGTTTATAAAGTTGACATTCCACAAGGAACGCCCTTAACCAAGGCACAAGCAGCACAAGTACAAGTCGGCATGAGCTTTCAGCAAGTCCGTTTCTTGTTAGGTAGCCCAACCGTTTCAGATCCACTGAATCCTCAGCGTTGGGATTACATCTACAACTATATCCCAGGCACTTATGCAAAAAAAGCAAAAATTCCTGCTGCACATGGCCAGCATTTGAAAATTTACTTTGATGCAGATGGCAATGTCGAACGTATCGAAGGTTTAGAAACCATCCCAGAATCACAACCTGGCCTGCCAGCATCAAAAGAAGCAATCTTAACTGCTCCACCACTATAA
- a CDS encoding RnfH family protein produces the protein MEQLRQVWVAYATPEQQFHIAVDFIDGMTAMDAIEKSELAHLLRLPEPLQLGIFGVKVEATTLLQAGDRVEIYRALTINPKDIRRKRAAQNPVGRFIKGNRFKQSS, from the coding sequence ATGGAGCAGCTTAGACAGGTTTGGGTTGCATATGCGACTCCTGAGCAACAATTTCATATTGCAGTCGATTTTATCGATGGAATGACTGCAATGGATGCAATTGAAAAAAGTGAACTTGCTCATTTGCTTCGTTTACCAGAGCCATTACAGCTTGGTATTTTTGGTGTGAAGGTTGAAGCAACAACACTGCTACAGGCTGGTGATCGTGTTGAAATCTATAGAGCATTAACAATTAATCCCAAAGATATTCGGCGTAAACGTGCAGCGCAGAATCCTGTGGGACGGTTTATAAAAGGCAATCGTTTCAAGCAATCAAGTTGA
- a CDS encoding SLC5/6 family protein: MQDTTLSRWFSPVMAFCLSFVMITTLAPTVGIQIDRQLDFWLLWLGTMFLLALPIGYLEIALAKRSQTTALQALSALTRDADASPRWRIVGWLAVVFVAFFAGSVLTTASHVASQHVASTLSNQAFFAIFAVIAFGLSFVSRQLLIAVTALGVIATFILANVMGTELPAWYWTNVEFKEWGNATVLALVASGLGLGLYWQNSLSVVKKQPAATTAVLPIWVAQLLAVIAFGFFSVQAQIPALVWVLAAIVSSALLIQLAKEQLAQRQLALVVQWAVIIAAIAVWFVPQLQQLFNLALMLWGLIICLIYAVFAGWIMKISHLRKAMGFSNELFYNLWRVAVRLVLPISIVIAMIAVIGQII, encoded by the coding sequence ATGCAGGACACAACTCTGTCACGCTGGTTTTCTCCAGTGATGGCGTTTTGCTTATCTTTTGTCATGATTACCACATTGGCCCCAACGGTTGGTATCCAGATTGATCGACAATTGGATTTTTGGTTGCTATGGCTTGGGACAATGTTTTTATTAGCATTACCAATTGGTTATTTAGAAATTGCTTTAGCAAAACGTTCACAAACAACCGCATTACAAGCGCTCTCAGCATTAACGCGTGATGCAGATGCTTCACCAAGATGGCGTATTGTTGGATGGTTGGCTGTTGTGTTTGTAGCGTTCTTTGCAGGAAGTGTATTAACGACAGCAAGTCATGTGGCGAGTCAGCATGTTGCCTCAACGCTTTCCAACCAAGCCTTTTTCGCTATTTTTGCTGTGATTGCATTCGGCCTTTCTTTTGTGTCACGGCAATTGTTAATTGCAGTGACTGCTCTTGGGGTAATTGCTACATTTATACTTGCAAATGTGATGGGAACTGAACTTCCAGCATGGTATTGGACCAATGTTGAGTTCAAAGAGTGGGGCAATGCAACTGTTCTTGCTTTAGTAGCAAGTGGTTTGGGATTGGGTTTATATTGGCAAAATAGTTTATCTGTCGTGAAGAAACAACCTGCTGCGACTACTGCTGTATTACCTATTTGGGTTGCACAATTATTAGCGGTCATTGCATTTGGCTTTTTCTCAGTTCAAGCACAAATCCCTGCTTTAGTTTGGGTATTGGCAGCTATCGTTTCCTCTGCGTTGTTGATACAGCTTGCTAAAGAGCAATTGGCGCAGCGTCAACTCGCTTTAGTGGTTCAATGGGCAGTTATCATTGCCGCAATTGCAGTTTGGTTTGTACCGCAATTACAGCAGTTATTTAATCTTGCTCTCATGTTATGGGGCTTAATCATTTGTCTAATCTATGCCGTTTTTGCGGGTTGGATCATGAAAATTAGCCATCTACGTAAGGCGATGGGATTTAGTAATGAGTTATTTTATAACTTATGGCGTGTTGCAGTACGTTTAGTATTGCCGATTTCTATTGTTATCGCCATGATTGCAGTCATTGGGCAAATTATATAA
- a CDS encoding bacteriohemerythrin, with protein sequence MGMKWSVDYNTGIEVIDEQHRRILDYINQIDELKHCNDRVKIKEVLDNIIDYTQSHFTFEESLQEEANYKYRVPHKRVHDLFIKKIEVYRERFELGHEIETELHEALSKWLINHIRHDDADYVGAVKENMLGIIKENEKKKGKNWFSRFFS encoded by the coding sequence ATGGGGATGAAATGGTCTGTTGATTATAATACTGGTATAGAGGTTATTGATGAGCAACATCGTCGTATCCTCGATTATATTAATCAAATCGATGAGTTAAAGCATTGTAATGATCGCGTAAAAATTAAAGAAGTACTTGATAATATTATTGATTATACTCAGTCTCACTTTACCTTCGAAGAAAGTTTACAAGAAGAAGCAAACTATAAGTATCGTGTTCCACATAAACGTGTACATGATTTATTTATTAAAAAAATAGAAGTGTATCGTGAGCGTTTTGAATTGGGGCATGAAATTGAAACTGAGCTCCATGAGGCTTTGTCAAAATGGTTAATTAATCATATCCGTCATGATGATGCTGATTATGTTGGAGCTGTAAAAGAAAATATGCTCGGAATTATCAAGGAAAATGAAAAGAAAAAAGGTAAAAATTGGTTTTCTAGATTTTTTTCATAA
- a CDS encoding class II glutamine amidotransferase: protein MCQLLGMNCATPTDITFSFRGFSQRAGVTSDHSDGFGIAFFEDKACRLFVDNQSAVESPIADLVRNYPIKSRNVIAHIRKATQGKITLENSHPFLRELWGRHWIFAHNGDLYDFNPKLSGRFEPVGNTDSELAFCYLLDQMVETFGYTEPSLEDLFTLLEQISPQIAEHGTFNFCLSNGQALFSYATTKLHWLVREYPFQNAHLIDLDVEVDFSEVTTPEDRVAVITTEPLTHNETWTAYQAGEMILFQHGKPVKHALTRVERLIREAQNPALKRITKADQY from the coding sequence ATGTGCCAACTATTAGGAATGAATTGCGCGACACCCACAGATATCACTTTTTCATTTCGTGGATTTTCTCAACGAGCTGGGGTGACGTCTGATCATAGTGATGGTTTTGGTATTGCTTTTTTTGAAGATAAAGCATGTCGTTTGTTTGTCGATAATCAATCAGCAGTTGAATCACCAATTGCCGATTTGGTTCGAAACTATCCAATAAAATCACGTAATGTGATTGCACATATTCGTAAAGCGACACAAGGTAAAATCACCTTAGAAAACTCTCATCCTTTTTTGCGTGAGCTATGGGGAAGGCATTGGATTTTTGCCCATAATGGGGATTTATATGATTTTAATCCTAAGTTAAGTGGTCGATTTGAGCCCGTTGGAAATACAGATAGTGAACTTGCCTTTTGCTATTTATTAGATCAAATGGTTGAGACCTTTGGATATACTGAACCAAGTTTAGAGGATTTGTTTACGCTCTTAGAGCAAATTTCTCCCCAAATTGCTGAACATGGAACCTTTAATTTCTGTTTATCCAATGGACAAGCATTATTTAGTTATGCGACAACCAAATTGCATTGGTTGGTCCGTGAATATCCTTTTCAGAATGCGCATCTAATTGATTTAGATGTTGAGGTTGATTTTAGTGAGGTAACTACACCAGAAGATAGAGTCGCTGTGATTACCACTGAGCCATTAACTCATAATGAAACATGGACTGCTTATCAGGCAGGTGAAATGATTTTGTTTCAGCATGGTAAACCGGTTAAACATGCTTTAACCCGTGTGGAGCGTTTAATTCGTGAAGCTCAAAATCCAGCATTAAAAAGGATAACGAAAGCTGATCAATATTAG